From Bos javanicus breed banteng chromosome 5, ARS-OSU_banteng_1.0, whole genome shotgun sequence, the proteins below share one genomic window:
- the LOC133248865 gene encoding olfactory receptor 6C2-like, which yields MRNHTSLPTFILLGLTDDPPMQVLIFIFLLVSYLLSVTGNLTIIILTLLDSRLKTAMYFFLKQFSFLETLFTSVCIPRFLYSLSTGDKTISYNACVSQLFFIFLFAATEFFLLAIMSYDRYVAICKPLHYATIMNSRICGRLVICCWIAGGLVIFPPLCLGLNLEFCDYNVIDHFLCDASPMLKISCSDTWFIEQMVVALAVLTDIGTFLCVVLSYIYIIKTIIKFPSAQQKMKAFSTCSSHMIVVSITYGSCIFIYIKPSAKDEVAINKGVLLLTTSVAPMLNPFIYSLRNKQVKEAFTDLIKRISIISKK from the coding sequence ATGAGAAACCATACATCATTACCTACATTCATACTCCTGGGACTGACAGATGACCCTCCAATGCAGGttctgatttttatatttctgcttGTCTCCTACTTATTAAGTGTAACTGGGAATCTGACCATCATTATACTCACTTTACTAGACTCTCGCCTTAAAACtgccatgtactttttcctcaaaCAGTTCTCCTTTTTAGAAACCTTATTCACCTCAGTCTGCATTCCCAGATTCTTATACAGCTTATCAACTGGGGACAAAACTATTTCCTATAATGCCTGTGTCAGTCAACtatttttcatcttcctttttgCAGCAACAGAATTTTTTCTCCTGGCCATCAtgtcctatgaccgctatgtggccatttgTAAACCTTTACATTATGCAACCATCATGAACAGTAGAATCTGTGGAAGACTTGTTATTTGCTGTTGGATAGCAGGTGGGCTGGTTATATTTCCACCACTTTGCCTGGGCTTAAATCTGGAATTCTGTGACTATAATGTCATTGATCATTTTCTCTGTGATGCCTCTCCTATGCTGAAGATCTCTTGTTCAGACACATGGTTCATAGAACAGATGGTTGTTGCCCTTGCTGTGCTGACTGATATTGGGACATTTCTGTGTGTAGTTCTGTCATATATATACATCATCAAGACCATCATAAAGTTCCCTTCTGCCCAGCAAAAGATGAAAGCCTTTTCTACCTGTTCTTCTCACATGATTGTGGTTTCTATCACCTATGGCAGTTGTATCTTTATCTACATCAAACCTTCAGCAAAAGATGAAGTGGCAATTAATAAGGGTGTGTTATTACTTACTACTTCAGTTGCCCCCATGTTAAACCCCTTTATATATAGCCTGAGGAACAAGCAAGTGAAAGAAGCTTTTACTGACTTAATCAAAAGAATTTCAATTATTTCAAAGAAGTGA